The Benincasa hispida cultivar B227 chromosome 9, ASM972705v1, whole genome shotgun sequence genome has a segment encoding these proteins:
- the LOC120084642 gene encoding transcription factor MYB14-like, with amino-acid sequence MGRAPCCEKVGLKRGPWSFEEDQILIKFIQLNGHSNWRALPKKAGLLRCGKSCRLRWTNYLRPDIKRGDFTHEEEETIINLHQLLGNRWATIAARLPGRTDNEIKNVWHTHLKKRVNQNETPRDQTKPNQNDDNHFHDQPLCSLEIKSDGEENVDCCSKNNDDNDKNVRLVELAFIDDFLKNLLSEEEFFENEWNLEKDCIMIKDINQSPKKVEIPLCGEEISSCSSSENTDDIMDFWRNVFMRDGELQEINII; translated from the exons ATGGGGAGAGCTCCATGCTGTGAAAAAGTGGGACTTAAGAGAGGGccatggagctttgaagaagatcaaattctcatcaaattcATTCAACTCAATGGTCATTCTAATTGGAGGGCACTTCCCAAAAAAGCTg GTTTATTACGGTGTGGAAAAAGTTGTAGACTTAGATGGACAAATTATCTAAGGCCAGACATTAAAAGAGGAGATTTCAcccatgaagaagaagaaactattATCAATTTGCATCAGTTATTGGGAAATAg ATGGGCGACCATTGCAGCAAGATTACCGGGAAGAACAGACAATGAGATCAAAAATGTTTGGCATACTCATTTGAAGAAGAGAGTGAACCAGAATGAAACTCCAAGAgatcaaaccaaaccaaaccagaATGACGACAACCATTTTCATGATCAACCACTGTGTTCGTTGGAAATCAAATCAGATGGAGAGGAAAATGTTGATTGTTGTTCTAAGAATAACGACGATAATGACAAAAATGTCAGGCTCGTGGAGCTTgcttttatagatgatttttTGAAGAACTTATTATCAGAAGAAGAATTCTTCGAGAACGAGTGGAATTTAGAGAAGGATTGTATAATGATAAAAGATATTAATCAATCACCCAAAAAAGTTGAAATTCCTTTGTGTGGGGAAGAAATTAGCAGTTGTAGTTCTTCAGAAAATACAGATGATATCATGGATTTTTGGAGGAATGTTTTTATGAGAGATGGAGAGTTAcaagaaattaatataatatga